Proteins from one Flavobacterium branchiarum genomic window:
- a CDS encoding helix-hairpin-helix domain-containing protein, translating to MSIVTVKSINDSTKSYQFVDNGEPMRGGVKDVYFSPDKKYVVAIFRDKLDFNQKERLQKITNYYLPQIQNKEAGDYYLNEVFRWPTDVIEYNNLTGIIVPVYNSKFFFKKGYATSDLIQGKEKNGKWFAGPKFRNPQFPLRVANSELGDWLSYFQVSVNLTRGVKKMHAMGLAHSDLSYNNVLIDPVEKSACMIDLDGLVVPGLFQAEVIGTAEFIAPEVLATKHLNKTDPNRKLPNRLTDLHALPVLIYMFLLHRHPLKGGKVHDLDTEKDDLLSMGEKAMFIEHPTDNANRPKLNQVSKWDLPWADITKLPYTITGPYLKTLFDKVFIDGLHNPMQRPTAEEWEIALLKTSDLMQKCHNTSCEQKWYVFDNTNTPKCPFCGTSHKGTLPVLDLYYQAQESVWKPENHRLMVYNDQYLFQWHVNRNIARNEKLTAAQKIPVGYFTFHEGKWVLVNQKLTDLKDLTEDKEIPIGTMVELTDGKKLLLSREEGGRVIVITMANK from the coding sequence ATGAGTATAGTTACAGTAAAATCAATTAATGATTCCACAAAATCATATCAATTCGTTGATAATGGCGAACCAATGCGTGGTGGTGTAAAGGATGTATATTTTAGTCCTGATAAAAAATATGTAGTCGCTATTTTTAGAGACAAATTAGACTTTAACCAAAAAGAAAGACTCCAAAAAATAACTAATTATTATCTGCCACAAATTCAAAACAAAGAAGCAGGTGATTATTATTTAAACGAAGTATTTAGATGGCCAACAGATGTTATCGAATATAATAATCTAACAGGAATAATTGTTCCCGTTTACAACTCAAAATTTTTCTTTAAAAAAGGATATGCAACAAGCGATTTAATTCAAGGAAAAGAAAAAAACGGAAAATGGTTTGCGGGTCCTAAATTCAGAAACCCACAATTTCCGCTTAGAGTTGCAAATTCAGAATTGGGAGATTGGTTAAGTTACTTTCAGGTATCGGTTAATTTAACTCGAGGAGTAAAAAAAATGCACGCCATGGGATTGGCACATTCTGATTTATCATACAATAATGTACTAATAGATCCTGTCGAAAAATCAGCCTGCATGATTGATTTAGATGGATTAGTAGTTCCCGGATTATTTCAGGCAGAAGTAATAGGCACAGCTGAATTTATTGCTCCCGAAGTACTAGCAACTAAACATTTAAATAAAACAGACCCAAATAGGAAGTTACCAAACAGATTAACAGATTTGCATGCTTTGCCGGTACTTATCTATATGTTTCTATTACATCGTCATCCATTAAAAGGAGGTAAAGTTCATGATCTAGACACCGAGAAAGATGATTTATTGTCTATGGGCGAAAAAGCAATGTTTATAGAGCATCCTACAGACAATGCAAACAGACCAAAACTTAATCAGGTATCAAAATGGGATTTGCCTTGGGCAGATATCACCAAACTCCCTTACACGATTACGGGGCCGTATCTAAAAACATTATTCGATAAAGTGTTTATAGATGGATTGCACAATCCGATGCAAAGACCAACGGCAGAAGAATGGGAAATAGCTTTGCTTAAAACATCCGATTTAATGCAGAAATGTCACAACACATCTTGCGAACAAAAATGGTATGTTTTTGACAATACAAACACACCAAAATGCCCATTTTGCGGTACTTCCCACAAGGGCACACTCCCTGTTTTAGACCTCTATTATCAAGCCCAAGAATCGGTATGGAAACCCGAAAATCATAGATTAATGGTTTATAACGATCAATACTTGTTTCAATGGCACGTTAATCGTAATATTGCCAGAAATGAAAAGCTAACCGCAGCACAGAAAATACCTGTTGGTTATTTTACATTTCATGAAGGTAAATGGGTGTTAGTCAATCAGAAACTAACCGATTTAAAAGATTTAACAGAAGACAAAGAAATTCCAATTGGTACAATGGTAGAGCTTACCGACGGAAAAAAACTACTCCTATCCAGAGAAGAAGGAGGAAGAGTAATCGTAATTACAATGGCAAACAAATAA
- a CDS encoding vWA domain-containing protein: MRRLPVYFLLDTSGSMYGEPIQALNNALSGMINTLRSDAQALDSLWISIITFDREVKEIVPLTELVNFQLPEITCPQSGPTNTGAGLEYIIEKVKTDVIKGSPTQKGDWKPLLFVFTDGKPSDIQLYRQKTPEIKNLNFGAIVGCAAGHMANDDILKELTDNVVHLDSADSSTLKQFFKWVSETIEQGNKSQGTGESVALPPPPSEITIVI, from the coding sequence ATGAGAAGACTACCAGTATATTTTTTATTAGACACTTCCGGTTCTATGTATGGAGAACCAATTCAAGCTTTAAATAATGCTTTGAGTGGCATGATTAATACGTTGCGTTCAGACGCACAAGCTTTAGACTCACTTTGGATAAGTATTATAACTTTTGACAGAGAAGTAAAAGAAATTGTTCCCTTAACCGAGTTAGTAAACTTTCAACTTCCAGAGATAACCTGTCCTCAAAGTGGTCCAACAAATACTGGAGCAGGACTTGAGTATATAATCGAAAAAGTAAAAACAGATGTTATAAAAGGCTCACCAACTCAAAAAGGAGATTGGAAACCGTTACTTTTTGTATTCACCGACGGAAAACCATCTGACATACAACTTTATAGACAAAAAACACCCGAAATTAAAAACCTGAATTTTGGAGCTATTGTTGGTTGTGCCGCTGGCCATATGGCCAACGACGATATTTTAAAAGAACTAACAGATAATGTCGTTCATTTAGACTCTGCAGATAGCTCAACTCTAAAACAATTTTTCAAATGGGTTTCTGAAACTATCGAACAAGGAAATAAAAGCCAGGGAACTGGAGAAAGTGTAGCCTTGCCACCACCGCCGAGTGAAATAACTATCGTAATTTAA
- a CDS encoding PP2C family serine/threonine-protein phosphatase, which produces MEETKKYLQAFLSQNKIEVPTSKNSLFDDFIANETNIESVKIIKENQQMIMANWMLKTRIDDIMQQSVLLPNGTVNKNYESKIDFIKLGWDDIIYSEIKNLDDTGLSFNDTEELLHGNPKISGDLKIKLLFRVEGEEENSTLNEKTITVIINPDPKSLWKNIESDKSDPYWKEDNTTFSGKFLDKNIVIASKRGRSHANIGSFRDDDYAFKNINETGWCVLAVSDGAGSAKLSRQGSKLACDLVVEYFEQNLTPEYLKEFDETLLNHYNKSEEGTSKKISHFVYNTLSKGAHYTHKKLEEFAIQNEKELKDFHSTLIFTLVKKYEFGYAILTFGVGDCPIGLLNKDLTEIKLMNWLDVGEFGGGTRFVTMPEIFQSDKFSSRFGFKLVDDFSYLMLMTDGIYDPKFVVEANLEKITKWNEFLEDLHGNNEDGHKVDFNSENTQITNQLSTWMDFWSPGNHDDRTLAIIY; this is translated from the coding sequence ATGGAAGAAACAAAAAAATATCTCCAAGCTTTTTTATCACAAAATAAAATTGAAGTTCCGACGAGCAAAAATTCTCTCTTTGATGATTTTATTGCAAATGAAACAAATATTGAATCCGTAAAAATAATTAAAGAAAATCAACAGATGATTATGGCAAACTGGATGCTAAAAACTAGAATTGATGACATAATGCAACAATCGGTATTATTACCAAATGGTACGGTGAATAAAAATTATGAATCAAAAATTGACTTTATTAAATTAGGCTGGGACGATATTATTTATTCTGAAATTAAAAACTTAGACGATACGGGACTTTCTTTTAACGATACAGAAGAGTTACTTCATGGAAATCCAAAAATAAGTGGCGATTTAAAAATAAAACTATTATTTAGAGTTGAAGGAGAAGAAGAAAATTCAACATTAAATGAAAAGACAATTACAGTTATTATAAATCCAGATCCAAAATCTTTGTGGAAAAACATTGAAAGCGACAAATCTGATCCTTATTGGAAAGAAGACAACACTACTTTTTCGGGAAAATTTTTAGACAAAAACATAGTCATAGCTTCCAAAAGAGGAAGAAGTCATGCAAATATTGGCTCCTTTAGAGATGATGATTATGCTTTTAAAAACATTAATGAAACAGGTTGGTGTGTACTAGCAGTTTCAGATGGTGCTGGTTCAGCAAAATTATCAAGACAAGGATCTAAACTGGCTTGCGATTTAGTAGTTGAATATTTTGAACAAAATTTAACCCCAGAATATTTAAAAGAGTTTGATGAAACACTTTTAAATCATTATAACAAATCAGAGGAAGGTACATCAAAAAAAATAAGCCACTTTGTTTATAATACCTTATCAAAGGGAGCACATTATACACACAAAAAACTAGAGGAGTTTGCGATACAAAATGAAAAAGAGCTTAAAGATTTTCATTCGACTTTAATATTTACATTAGTCAAAAAATATGAATTTGGATATGCTATTCTAACCTTTGGAGTTGGCGATTGCCCTATTGGATTATTAAATAAAGATTTAACCGAAATAAAACTAATGAACTGGCTAGATGTTGGAGAATTTGGCGGAGGAACACGATTTGTAACCATGCCAGAGATATTTCAGAGTGACAAGTTTTCGTCCCGTTTTGGCTTTAAATTAGTCGATGATTTCTCTTATTTGATGTTAATGACCGATGGAATTTACGACCCTAAATTTGTTGTTGAAGCCAATTTGGAAAAAATAACAAAGTGGAACGAATTTTTAGAAGATTTGCACGGAAATAATGAAGATGGCCATAAAGTCGATTTTAATTCCGAGAACACACAAATTACAAACCAACTTTCGACATGGATGGATTTCTGGAGCCCAGGAAACCACGATGACAGAACCCTAGCTATAATTTACTAA
- a CDS encoding TerC/Alx family metal homeostasis membrane protein translates to MNEHPIFSEHPGLIVTFAIAVVIMLLLDLGIFNKKSHVVSNKEAISWSLVWISLAMGFSGLVYYYAGAVKFYEFQSAYWIEKALSVDNLFVFILVFKFFDVPNTNKHKVLFWGIIGALVLRAIFIFSGAFLIELTYLNKLLSLVGVEGFKYDINLIMTAFGLFLVYAGIKSWSAGNEDEDEDYNNTRGAKLIRKFFKVSDKYDGDKFFTYENGKKLATPLLVVVAVIEFTDLLFAVDSIPAIFAISSDPFILYTSNIFAILGLRALFFLLDNFIHLFSKLQYGLAIILAFIGVKMIISPFYHIESIYSLIVIAGVLIISVVLSVMFPEPKEEENK, encoded by the coding sequence ATGAACGAACATCCCATTTTCTCAGAACATCCTGGATTAATAGTAACTTTTGCAATCGCAGTGGTGATTATGCTATTACTAGATTTAGGAATTTTCAACAAAAAAAGTCATGTCGTAAGCAATAAAGAAGCTATTTCTTGGTCATTAGTATGGATAAGCTTAGCAATGGGCTTTAGTGGCTTAGTATACTATTATGCAGGTGCAGTTAAATTTTATGAATTTCAATCAGCGTATTGGATCGAAAAAGCACTTTCTGTAGATAACCTTTTTGTTTTTATATTAGTATTCAAGTTTTTTGATGTACCAAACACTAACAAACACAAAGTATTATTCTGGGGTATCATAGGAGCCTTAGTATTAAGAGCCATATTTATATTCTCTGGTGCTTTCTTAATCGAATTAACGTATTTAAACAAGCTTTTAAGCCTTGTAGGTGTCGAAGGATTCAAATATGATATTAACCTTATCATGACTGCCTTTGGACTATTCTTAGTGTATGCTGGTATAAAATCATGGTCTGCAGGAAATGAAGACGAAGATGAAGACTACAACAACACTAGAGGAGCTAAACTAATTAGAAAGTTCTTTAAGGTAAGCGATAAGTATGATGGAGATAAATTCTTTACATACGAAAACGGAAAAAAACTTGCAACTCCGCTTTTAGTAGTTGTAGCAGTTATAGAATTTACAGATTTACTTTTTGCAGTAGATTCAATTCCTGCAATTTTTGCTATCTCAAGTGATCCATTTATCTTGTATACATCAAACATATTTGCAATTTTAGGATTAAGAGCATTGTTCTTCTTACTTGATAATTTCATCCATTTGTTTAGTAAACTACAATACGGACTTGCAATTATCCTTGCGTTTATTGGAGTTAAAATGATTATCTCTCCATTCTATCACATAGAATCAATTTATTCTCTAATTGTGATTGCTGGAGTTTTAATAATATCAGTAGTACTATCGGTTATGTTTCCAGAACCAAAAGAAGAAGAAAACAAATAA
- a CDS encoding TerY-C metal binding domain-containing protein, translating to MRRLPIYFLIDISESMVGEPIQQVEEGLATIIQALKTDPHALETVFVSIIVFAGQPKTLVPLQEIVSFYPPKFPIGSGTSLSKGLGHLMHELRTNIVKTTYEMKGDWKPIVFLFTDGAPTDDSKAAINEWKLNWQKMANLIAISFGNETDTNLLGELTENVLHFKNTNVQSYKEFFKWVTDSIKTSSISVESNSTGFELAKLDGETLSKIDLTKSEPNRQFIDDNFVVLNGKCQNTKRPYLMKYRKTIAPSIYAGIELSSKNYKLVGAYQVDNSYFELADTSNFSNKVNTDELIGGPTCPCCGNQIAFAVCICNKIHCIGDEDVSTCPWCNNQGTYGASGEGGFDVNRTQG from the coding sequence ATGAGAAGATTACCTATATATTTTTTAATCGATATATCCGAATCAATGGTAGGAGAACCTATTCAACAAGTTGAAGAAGGACTAGCTACAATCATTCAAGCTTTAAAAACAGATCCACATGCTCTAGAAACCGTATTTGTTTCTATCATCGTTTTTGCTGGGCAACCTAAAACATTGGTTCCTTTGCAAGAAATCGTTAGTTTTTACCCACCTAAATTCCCAATTGGTAGTGGAACCTCATTAAGTAAAGGATTAGGGCATTTAATGCACGAATTAAGAACAAACATTGTCAAGACTACATATGAAATGAAAGGCGATTGGAAACCAATTGTATTTTTATTTACAGATGGTGCTCCTACAGATGATAGTAAAGCCGCAATTAATGAATGGAAACTTAATTGGCAAAAAATGGCTAATCTAATTGCAATTTCTTTTGGAAATGAAACAGACACAAACCTGTTAGGTGAATTAACAGAAAACGTTTTACACTTTAAAAACACAAATGTTCAATCCTATAAAGAATTCTTTAAATGGGTTACCGATTCTATAAAAACAAGTAGCATAAGTGTCGAAAGCAACTCGACAGGTTTCGAATTGGCGAAATTAGATGGAGAAACGCTTTCGAAAATAGATTTAACCAAATCAGAACCAAATCGTCAGTTTATAGATGATAATTTTGTGGTATTAAATGGAAAATGTCAAAATACAAAAAGACCGTATTTGATGAAATACCGCAAAACAATTGCTCCATCAATTTATGCAGGTATCGAATTATCTTCAAAAAACTACAAGCTGGTTGGAGCATATCAAGTCGACAATTCTTATTTTGAACTAGCAGATACTTCTAATTTTAGCAATAAAGTAAATACCGACGAACTTATAGGAGGTCCAACTTGCCCTTGTTGTGGCAATCAAATAGCGTTTGCCGTTTGTATTTGTAACAAAATACATTGTATTGGTGACGAAGACGTAAGTACTTGTCCGTGGTGTAACAATCAAGGAACTTATGGCGCTAGTGGCGAAGGTGGTTTTGATGTAAACAGAACGCAAGGATAA